A genomic region of bacterium contains the following coding sequences:
- the mrdA gene encoding penicillin-binding protein 2 — protein sequence EALRYDHPGILVEVEPRRSYPQGTLASHVLGYVGQISPAELKARADLGYRPGDHIGKMGIEKELDADLRGRDGSQQVEVDSLGRGVRVLTSIPPVPGRSVTLTLDLALQQAAEESLAGRAGAVVAIDPRDGGVLAAVSSPPIDPNAFSHGLTQAAWEQLSRDPLRPLQNRIAQAQYPPGSVFKIVTAVAALETGAMTPETSIACRGSMRYGNRDFRCWKRAGHGAISLHRAVVESCDVYFYQAGLRAGIDAIADAARQLGLGSPTGLEVLSEAPGLIPDSAWKRRVRGEPWYSGETLSAAIGQGYDLVTPLQAAVLAATVANGEALLRPHLVRRVSEADGTVIRRSDPAVVHRLTLKPETLAEVRRGLWGVVNEPGGTAASARVPGLWIAGKTGTAQVVGMAAGERRAAVGGESGDHAWFVCFAPGGTAQVAIAAIIEHAGHGGTESAPVARRLLAELKSLGYFDQGVALLGGEGGQGASP from the coding sequence GAGGCGCTGCGCTACGACCACCCCGGCATCCTCGTCGAGGTCGAGCCGCGCCGCAGCTACCCGCAGGGAACGCTCGCCTCCCACGTGCTCGGCTACGTCGGCCAGATCAGCCCCGCCGAGCTCAAGGCGCGCGCCGACCTCGGCTACCGCCCCGGGGACCACATCGGCAAGATGGGCATCGAGAAGGAGCTGGACGCGGACCTGCGGGGCCGCGACGGCTCGCAGCAGGTGGAGGTGGACTCGCTCGGGCGGGGCGTGCGCGTGCTCACGAGCATCCCGCCGGTGCCCGGCCGTTCCGTCACCCTGACCCTCGACCTGGCGCTCCAGCAGGCGGCGGAGGAGTCGCTCGCGGGGCGGGCCGGCGCGGTGGTCGCGATCGACCCGCGCGACGGCGGCGTGCTGGCGGCCGTGAGCAGCCCGCCGATCGACCCGAACGCGTTCAGCCACGGGCTGACGCAGGCGGCGTGGGAGCAGCTCAGCCGCGACCCGCTGCGCCCGCTCCAGAACCGCATCGCGCAGGCGCAGTACCCGCCGGGCTCGGTCTTCAAGATCGTGACGGCGGTGGCGGCGCTCGAGACGGGCGCGATGACGCCCGAGACGTCCATCGCGTGCCGCGGCTCGATGCGCTACGGGAACCGCGACTTCCGCTGCTGGAAGCGCGCGGGGCACGGCGCGATCTCCCTGCACCGCGCGGTCGTGGAGTCGTGCGACGTCTACTTCTACCAGGCCGGCCTGAGGGCGGGGATCGACGCCATCGCCGATGCGGCGCGCCAGCTCGGGCTGGGCAGCCCCACGGGGCTCGAGGTCCTGTCGGAGGCGCCGGGCCTGATCCCGGACTCGGCCTGGAAGAGGCGCGTCCGCGGCGAGCCCTGGTACTCGGGCGAGACACTCTCGGCGGCCATCGGCCAGGGGTACGACCTCGTGACGCCGCTGCAGGCCGCCGTGCTCGCCGCGACCGTCGCCAACGGCGAGGCCCTGCTGCGGCCGCACCTGGTGCGGCGCGTGAGCGAGGCCGACGGCACCGTCATCCGGCGGAGCGACCCGGCCGTCGTGCACCGGCTCACGCTCAAGCCCGAAACGCTCGCCGAGGTGCGACGGGGGCTGTGGGGCGTCGTCAACGAGCCGGGCGGGACGGCGGCGTCGGCGCGCGTGCCGGGGCTGTGGATCGCCGGCAAGACCGGGACGGCGCAGGTCGTGGGCATGGCGGCGGGGGAGCGCCGGGCCGCCGTGGGCGGCGAGAGCGGCGACCACGCGTGGTTCGTCTGCTTCGCGCCGGGCGGGACCGCGCAGGTGGCGATCGCGGCGATCATCGAGCACGCCGGGCACGGCGGGACGGAGAGCGCGCCGGTGGCGCGGCGGCTGCTGGCCGAGCTCAAGAGCCTCGGCTACTTCGACCAGGGCGTCGCGCTGCTGGGGGGCGAAGGCGGGCAAGGGGCGTCGCCGTGA